In Flavivirga abyssicola, the following are encoded in one genomic region:
- a CDS encoding phosphoglycerate kinase, translating to MKTLNDFNFENKKALIRVDFNVPLNENFEVTDATRIVSAKPTIVKILEDGGSCILMSHLGRPKGFQDAFSLGHIAEKVEDILGVEVKFVKDCVGAEVEAAAASLEPGQILLLENLRFYKEETAGDKDFAEKLSKLGDIYVNDAFGTAHRAHASTTIVAEFFPEHKCFGSLLAQEIESIEKVMKTGEKPVLAILGGAKVSSKITIIENILDKVDHLIIGGGMSFTFVKAQGGKIGNSICEDDKMPLALEILKQAKEKNVQVHIPVDVIAADDFSNDANTQTLDIDNIPDGWEGVDAGPKSRAQFHDIVMQSKTILWNGPLGVFEMESFAGGTIELGNSIAEATKNGAFSLVGGGDSVAAVKQFGFENKVSYVSTGGGAMLESLEGKTLPGIAAILE from the coding sequence ATGAAAACGCTTAACGATTTTAATTTTGAAAACAAAAAAGCACTAATTCGCGTAGATTTTAATGTGCCTTTAAATGAAAACTTTGAAGTAACAGATGCTACAAGAATTGTATCTGCTAAACCAACTATTGTTAAAATTTTAGAAGACGGCGGAAGCTGTATTTTAATGTCTCATTTAGGACGTCCAAAAGGGTTTCAAGATGCCTTTTCATTAGGTCATATTGCAGAAAAAGTTGAAGACATTTTAGGTGTAGAAGTAAAGTTTGTGAAAGATTGTGTTGGAGCTGAGGTTGAAGCTGCTGCTGCTAGTTTAGAACCTGGACAGATTTTACTATTAGAAAACCTACGTTTTTATAAAGAAGAAACAGCCGGAGATAAAGACTTTGCAGAGAAACTGTCTAAATTAGGAGACATATATGTAAATGATGCTTTTGGTACAGCCCATAGAGCTCATGCATCTACAACTATTGTTGCAGAGTTTTTTCCAGAGCATAAATGTTTTGGAAGCCTATTAGCACAAGAAATAGAAAGTATTGAAAAAGTTATGAAAACTGGAGAAAAACCAGTTTTAGCAATACTAGGAGGTGCTAAAGTATCCTCTAAAATCACGATTATAGAGAATATTTTAGATAAAGTAGACCATTTAATTATTGGAGGTGGTATGTCGTTTACCTTTGTTAAAGCACAAGGAGGAAAAATAGGTAACTCTATTTGCGAAGATGATAAAATGCCATTGGCTTTAGAGATCTTGAAACAAGCAAAAGAGAAAAATGTACAGGTACACATTCCTGTAGATGTGATTGCTGCCGATGATTTTAGTAACGATGCCAATACACAAACTTTAGACATAGACAATATTCCTGACGGTTGGGAAGGTGTTGATGCGGGGCCAAAATCGAGAGCACAATTTCATGATATTGTAATGCAATCTAAAACCATACTATGGAATGGTCCATTAGGCGTTTTTGAAATGGAAAGCTTTGCCGGAGGAACAATAGAATTAGGAAATTCTATTGCAGAGGCTACTAAAAATGGTGCATTTTCTTTAGTTGGAGGAGGTGACTCTGTTGCTGCTGTAAAACAATTTGGATTCGAAAACAAAGTAAGTTATGTTAGCACTGGTGGTGGTGCCATGCTTGAAAGCTTAGAAGGTAAAACATTACCAGGAATAGCTGCCATTTTAGAATAA
- a CDS encoding LysM peptidoglycan-binding domain-containing protein has translation MAFRFFIVIILLNIGTCFAQVKDSVSSQKEQIKDSLIDGKSRTINPIKVIVDSTSIKALEDHELAAKFDEKWFEELYNNTLFDTIYKSVTELTFDEVDYPELHTDTLKARLKELDARTPFNVAYNPALESVIKSYLKHRRKSIQKLITLSAFYFPMFEREMDNHDIPLEIKYLAIVESALKPRAKSRVGATGLWQFMFSTGKMYELDVSSYVDERSDPIKSTEAAAKYLSKLYEIFGDWDLALAAYNSGPGNVTKAIRRSGGYQNYWNIRHNLPRETAGYLPAFLANMYIFEYAKEHGFKQPKPEVAYFETDTIRVKHMITLDQVSEVTGTPIEELQFLNPSYKLDIIPIIKGENYVLRLPIDVIGDFVNNEEKIYAFAKAEFDAREKPLPQFFNATDRVRYKVRSGDYLGKISRRYGVRVSDIKKWNGLRSNNLKIGQRLTIYPRKPYVAPPIAVKKPVKVTPISGDVITYVVEDGDSLWTISQKFPGVSVQNIKDWNGISSNKLKPGMKLKISKG, from the coding sequence ATGGCTTTTCGTTTTTTTATAGTTATTATACTCCTAAATATTGGAACTTGTTTTGCTCAAGTTAAAGATTCTGTTTCCTCACAAAAAGAGCAAATTAAAGACTCTTTGATTGATGGGAAATCGCGCACTATTAACCCCATTAAAGTAATTGTAGATAGTACTTCAATAAAAGCACTTGAAGACCATGAGCTTGCCGCAAAATTTGATGAAAAATGGTTTGAAGAGTTGTATAATAACACATTGTTCGATACCATATATAAATCTGTTACAGAATTAACTTTTGATGAAGTTGATTACCCAGAACTACATACCGATACACTTAAGGCACGCTTAAAAGAATTGGATGCCAGAACACCTTTTAATGTAGCATATAATCCTGCATTAGAAAGTGTTATTAAATCATATTTAAAACATAGAAGAAAGTCCATTCAAAAACTAATTACATTGAGTGCTTTTTACTTCCCTATGTTTGAGCGGGAAATGGATAATCATGATATCCCTCTAGAAATAAAGTATTTGGCCATTGTAGAATCTGCTCTTAAACCCAGAGCCAAATCTAGAGTTGGTGCCACAGGATTATGGCAATTTATGTTTAGTACAGGAAAAATGTATGAGTTAGATGTAAGTAGTTATGTCGATGAGCGTAGCGATCCTATAAAATCGACAGAAGCAGCAGCAAAATATTTATCAAAACTTTATGAGATTTTTGGTGATTGGGATTTAGCTTTAGCGGCATATAATTCGGGACCTGGAAATGTTACCAAAGCAATTAGGCGCTCTGGGGGTTATCAGAATTATTGGAATATAAGACATAATTTACCTCGCGAAACAGCAGGATACTTACCTGCATTTTTAGCCAATATGTATATTTTTGAATATGCAAAAGAACACGGATTTAAACAACCTAAACCAGAAGTAGCCTATTTTGAAACAGATACCATTAGAGTAAAACATATGATTACTTTAGATCAGGTGTCCGAAGTTACTGGCACGCCTATTGAAGAACTTCAATTTTTAAATCCATCATATAAATTGGATATCATTCCAATTATTAAAGGAGAAAATTATGTTTTAAGGCTACCTATTGATGTTATAGGTGATTTTGTAAATAATGAAGAAAAAATTTATGCGTTTGCCAAGGCCGAATTTGATGCACGAGAAAAACCATTACCTCAGTTTTTCAATGCGACCGATAGAGTACGATATAAAGTAAGGTCTGGTGATTATTTAGGGAAAATCTCCAGAAGATATGGTGTTAGGGTTAGTGATATTAAAAAATGGAATGGCTTAAGAAGTAATAATTTAAAAATAGGACAGCGCTTAACTATTTATCCGAGGAAACCATACGTTGCTCCACCAATAGCAGTAAAAAAACCAGTAAAAGTTACACCTATTTCTGGCGATGTAATAACCTATGTTGTAGAAGATGGCGATTCATTATGGACGATCTCACAAAAATTTCCTGGGGTTTCTGTCCAAAACATTAAAGATTGGAACGGTATTAGCAGTAATAAATTAAAACCAGGAATGAAACTTAAGATATCAAAAGGTTAA
- a CDS encoding DUF2652 domain-containing protein has translation MTQNAILFIPDISGFTEFVHHTDISHSRHIVSELLELLIDTNTMGLELAEIEGDALFMYKLDSQVDVSALEKQIEAMYLAFHAHIKRYEYQRICHCGACSSAYNLKIKFVVHYGEIEFIEVKDSKKPYGSHVIQIHRLLKNDVPLKEYAIFTESVRPVNEKNKLIAAYDFGSITFTYNPLSHLKEKLPEIEPIPNNVPKHKLFDETQLVKIPALELYEVISNFDYRLLWTKGVNKLEYEKNKVNRAGQKHKCLVNKNEQIEQTTVKKTVNKNQLVYGESTTNVPFTKRMNNYFILEETEEGYTKLRVEVFADFKPFGIFMKWLMKKNIKKIILENIKELTHLIDSGFSTKK, from the coding sequence ATGACTCAAAACGCTATTCTTTTTATTCCTGATATTTCTGGATTTACAGAATTTGTGCATCATACAGATATTAGTCATAGCAGGCACATAGTTTCCGAGCTATTAGAATTGTTGATTGACACGAATACAATGGGCTTGGAGTTGGCTGAAATTGAAGGTGATGCCTTATTTATGTATAAACTTGATAGTCAGGTTGATGTTTCAGCTCTTGAAAAGCAAATTGAAGCTATGTATTTAGCGTTTCATGCGCATATTAAACGGTACGAATACCAACGTATTTGTCATTGTGGCGCCTGTTCTTCTGCGTATAATTTAAAAATCAAGTTTGTTGTTCACTATGGCGAAATTGAATTTATAGAAGTTAAAGACTCTAAAAAACCATATGGAAGCCATGTGATACAAATCCATCGTCTGCTTAAAAATGACGTGCCATTAAAAGAATATGCCATTTTTACTGAAAGTGTTCGCCCTGTAAATGAAAAGAATAAGCTAATTGCAGCGTATGATTTTGGTTCTATAACTTTTACTTACAATCCGTTATCGCATTTAAAAGAGAAACTTCCGGAAATTGAACCCATTCCCAATAATGTTCCTAAGCATAAATTATTTGATGAAACTCAATTGGTAAAAATCCCTGCTTTAGAACTTTATGAAGTGATTAGTAATTTTGATTATAGACTGCTTTGGACAAAGGGTGTTAATAAACTAGAATATGAGAAAAATAAAGTGAATCGTGCGGGTCAAAAACATAAATGTTTAGTAAATAAAAACGAGCAAATAGAGCAAACTACCGTTAAGAAAACAGTAAACAAAAACCAATTAGTCTATGGTGAATCTACAACCAATGTACCATTTACCAAGCGTATGAATAACTATTTTATTCTGGAGGAAACAGAAGAGGGTTATACAAAGCTTCGAGTTGAAGTTTTTGCAGATTTTAAACCTTTCGGAATTTTTATGAAATGGCTTATGAAAAAAAATATAAAGAAAATTATTCTGGAAAATATTAAAGAGCTTACTCACCTCATAGACTCTGGCTTTTCAACAAAAAAGTAA
- a CDS encoding M23 family metallopeptidase, protein MEENKKPKKIKRKLLDKYRLVILNENTFEERLSFKLTRLNVFVLGSIIAVFLITFTYLLIAYTPLREYIPGYSSTALKKQATELNYKTDSLQRVIAMNELYYTSIKKVLKGDVSASDFNKDSIIEAVRTEASEVDFAPILEDSILREKVDKEDKYNLFESATSGTNFVLFPPANGTISEPYNLEEKHYAVDIVLAKDTPIKATADGIVIFAEWTVSTGYVIIVEHSYGLISVYKHNAALTKIQGDLVKAGEVIATAGNTGELSTGPHLHFELWNDGYPINPTNFIDFK, encoded by the coding sequence ATGGAAGAAAATAAGAAACCAAAGAAGATAAAACGAAAATTATTAGATAAGTACCGATTGGTTATACTTAATGAGAATACGTTCGAAGAACGCTTGTCGTTTAAGTTAACACGGTTAAATGTTTTTGTTTTAGGCTCTATAATAGCCGTTTTTTTAATAACATTTACTTATTTATTGATTGCTTATACACCCCTTAGAGAATACATTCCGGGGTATTCATCGACAGCTTTAAAAAAGCAAGCCACAGAATTAAATTATAAAACAGATTCTTTACAGCGAGTTATAGCTATGAATGAGTTGTATTATACCTCTATTAAAAAAGTATTAAAAGGCGATGTAAGTGCAAGTGATTTTAATAAAGATTCAATTATCGAGGCCGTTAGAACAGAAGCTAGTGAAGTTGATTTTGCGCCTATATTAGAAGATTCAATTTTAAGAGAGAAAGTAGATAAAGAGGACAAGTACAATTTGTTTGAATCGGCCACATCCGGAACTAACTTTGTATTATTTCCACCAGCCAATGGAACTATAAGTGAACCCTATAATTTAGAAGAAAAACATTATGCTGTAGATATAGTGTTAGCAAAGGATACGCCTATAAAAGCAACTGCTGATGGGATTGTAATTTTTGCTGAATGGACAGTTAGTACGGGATATGTTATAATCGTAGAACATAGTTATGGGCTAATTTCTGTTTATAAACATAATGCAGCACTAACAAAAATACAAGGAGATTTGGTTAAAGCAGGAGAAGTTATTGCCACTGCAGGAAATACAGGAGAATTGTCAACAGGACCACACTTACATTTTGAATTGTGGAATGATGGCTACCCAATTAATCCAACAAATTTTATAGATTTTAAATAA
- a CDS encoding DUF4837 family protein, which produces MKHILFFASLLFFFSCGDKKSSNEKFLLDSSGSINNVSVVVDNELWNGNIGETIRTVLTKPIYGLPQDEPTFTISQIPPAVFSGFVTKNRTVLKIEMNKDAGLKVLKDVYAKPQKVIVVSGKTKQEVIDLITQNEVKIITTFRNEEIAERQRQMSKSPHKFTSVKEKLGLTIQFPSIYNVAKEADNFFWFRKDITTGHSHLMIYELPFDALKRDDSTAIQIIKIRDSIGKAYFKGRLDETLGTDGNPISSFMVTEDAYAPFHGETILDNKPAFETKGLWELTNDFMGGPFINYTIEDKVNKRWIGIEGFIFSPSVEKRNYMLELEAIIKSVKMD; this is translated from the coding sequence ATGAAACATATTCTTTTTTTTGCATCGCTATTATTCTTTTTTTCTTGTGGAGATAAAAAATCTTCGAATGAAAAATTTCTTTTAGATTCTTCGGGGAGCATAAACAATGTTTCTGTAGTTGTCGATAATGAGCTATGGAATGGTAATATTGGGGAAACAATAAGAACAGTGCTAACCAAACCAATTTATGGTTTACCACAAGATGAACCCACATTTACTATTAGTCAAATACCACCAGCTGTTTTTTCTGGTTTTGTAACTAAAAACAGAACCGTTTTAAAAATAGAAATGAATAAAGATGCTGGTCTTAAGGTTTTAAAGGATGTATATGCCAAACCCCAAAAGGTTATAGTGGTTTCTGGTAAAACCAAACAAGAGGTTATTGATTTGATTACTCAAAATGAAGTGAAGATAATAACAACTTTTAGGAACGAAGAGATAGCCGAAAGACAGCGTCAAATGAGTAAATCGCCACACAAGTTTACTTCAGTTAAAGAAAAATTGGGATTAACAATTCAATTTCCGTCTATTTATAATGTTGCTAAAGAAGCTGATAATTTCTTCTGGTTTAGAAAAGACATTACAACAGGGCATTCGCATTTAATGATTTATGAATTACCTTTTGATGCTTTAAAAAGGGATGATAGTACAGCAATACAGATCATAAAAATTAGAGACTCTATAGGTAAGGCTTATTTTAAAGGTCGATTAGATGAAACTCTAGGTACTGATGGAAATCCCATTAGTTCTTTTATGGTAACAGAAGACGCTTATGCACCTTTTCATGGTGAAACAATTTTAGATAATAAACCTGCATTCGAAACCAAAGGCCTTTGGGAGTTAACCAATGATTTTATGGGAGGGCCATTCATTAATTATACGATTGAAGATAAAGTAAACAAACGGTGGATAGGTATTGAAGGATTTATATTTTCACCGTCGGTTGAGAAGCGAAACTATATGCTAGAACTTGAAGCTATTATTAAATCTGTTAAAATGGATTAG
- a CDS encoding DNA polymerase III subunit: MLFEDVLGQDHIKNHLTQSVDNGRIPHAQLFVGNEGSGTLPMALAYAQYILCSNTGGKNTTGNDACNLKFKNLSHPDLHFAFPVTTSDKAKSHPVSSIYLEEWRQLLKEQPYGNLFDWYKLLGVDNKQGQIGVDEAHKIVKSLTLKSYEGGYKVMLIWMAEKMNTACANKLLKLIEEPPNKTIFILIAEDEEQIINTIRSRCQILHFPPLAEDVIKEALVKNYGLDMSVATKIAHQSNGNYNKACDLVYQDSEDLQFEEWFIFWIRSAFKAKGNKAAIHDLISWSEDIAKTGRETQKQFLHFCLDFFRQALLLNYNATDLVFLEPKTPKFKLENFAPFVHGNNVLDISDELQDAIYHIERNGNSKIILTDLSIKLTRLLHKKPS, from the coding sequence ATGCTTTTTGAGGATGTTTTAGGTCAGGATCATATTAAAAATCATTTAACACAAAGTGTTGATAATGGTAGAATTCCGCATGCCCAATTATTTGTTGGAAATGAAGGTAGTGGCACACTACCAATGGCATTGGCTTATGCCCAGTATATTTTATGTTCGAATACTGGTGGAAAAAACACAACAGGAAACGACGCTTGTAATTTAAAGTTTAAAAATTTATCGCATCCCGATTTACATTTTGCTTTTCCGGTAACTACCAGCGACAAGGCAAAAAGTCATCCGGTTTCCAGTATTTATCTAGAAGAGTGGCGTCAGTTATTAAAAGAACAACCTTACGGAAACCTGTTTGATTGGTATAAATTGCTTGGTGTAGACAATAAGCAAGGACAAATAGGTGTAGACGAAGCCCACAAAATTGTAAAATCTCTAACTTTAAAATCTTACGAAGGTGGTTATAAAGTCATGCTTATATGGATGGCAGAAAAGATGAATACGGCTTGTGCCAACAAACTTTTAAAACTTATAGAAGAGCCTCCAAATAAAACCATTTTTATTCTTATTGCAGAAGATGAAGAGCAAATAATTAATACGATTAGGTCTCGTTGTCAAATTTTACATTTTCCGCCATTGGCAGAAGATGTAATAAAAGAAGCTTTAGTTAAAAATTATGGCTTAGACATGTCTGTTGCAACCAAAATTGCACATCAATCCAATGGAAATTACAATAAAGCCTGTGATTTAGTTTATCAGGATTCTGAAGATTTACAATTTGAAGAATGGTTTATTTTCTGGATTAGAAGTGCCTTTAAAGCCAAAGGGAATAAAGCAGCCATACACGATCTTATTTCTTGGAGCGAAGACATAGCCAAAACAGGAAGGGAAACACAAAAGCAGTTTTTACATTTTTGCTTAGATTTTTTTAGACAGGCATTACTGCTAAATTATAATGCTACAGACCTGGTTTTTTTAGAACCTAAAACTCCAAAATTTAAGTTAGAAAATTTTGCGCCTTTTGTACATGGTAATAATGTTTTAGATATTAGCGATGAGCTTCAAGACGCTATTTACCATATTGAACGTAATGGTAATTCTAAAATTATCTTAACAGATTTATCTATTAAACTTACCCGATTACTTCATAAAAAGCCTTCTTAA
- a CDS encoding GH3 auxin-responsive promoter family protein — translation MISLKSALAKPFAKRIYKSIQKWANNPVEAQEKVFQSLISKATSTAFGKDHDFISINSHEDFVKRVPIRDYEALKPYVEKVVAGEEDILWKGKPVYFAKTSGTTSGSKYIPITKESMPAHVEAARNAILMYIHETGNSKFVDGKMIFLQGSPILNEQNGIQLGRLSGIVAHYVPKYLQKNRLPSWETNCIEDWETKVDAIVEETLPENMTIISGIPSWVQMYFEKLQQKTGKKVGDIFKNFNLFIFGGVNYEPYRAKFENLIGRSVDSIELYPASEGFFAFQDTQKEKGMLLQLNSGIFYEFIRADEFFDENPKRITIKDVEIGVNYVMIISTNAGLWAYNIGDTIEFTSTKPYRVIVSGRIKHFISAFGEHVIGKEVEQAMQEALINSSISVSEFTVAPQINPEEGLPYHEWFIEFENEPKDLSDLARKIDESLQKQNSYYFDLIDGKVLQPLKITKVVKGGFQDYMKSIGKLGGQNKLPRLSNDRKIVERFSDKN, via the coding sequence ATGATATCATTAAAATCAGCTCTTGCAAAACCATTTGCAAAGCGTATTTATAAAAGTATTCAAAAGTGGGCTAATAACCCTGTTGAAGCCCAAGAAAAAGTGTTTCAAAGTTTAATATCTAAAGCTACTAGTACTGCGTTTGGTAAAGATCATGATTTTATAAGTATAAATTCTCATGAAGATTTCGTAAAAAGAGTCCCCATTCGAGATTATGAAGCGCTTAAACCCTATGTAGAAAAAGTAGTAGCAGGAGAAGAAGATATTCTTTGGAAAGGGAAACCTGTTTATTTTGCAAAAACATCAGGAACCACTTCGGGGTCTAAATACATTCCCATTACTAAAGAAAGTATGCCTGCTCATGTTGAAGCAGCCCGAAATGCTATTTTAATGTATATTCATGAAACAGGGAATAGTAAGTTTGTAGATGGAAAAATGATTTTCCTTCAAGGAAGCCCCATTCTGAATGAACAAAACGGAATACAATTGGGTAGACTTTCTGGAATTGTAGCACATTATGTTCCTAAATATCTTCAAAAAAACAGACTCCCATCTTGGGAAACAAATTGTATTGAAGATTGGGAAACAAAAGTAGATGCTATTGTTGAAGAAACATTGCCAGAGAATATGACTATTATTTCTGGAATTCCTTCATGGGTGCAAATGTATTTTGAAAAACTTCAACAAAAAACAGGCAAAAAAGTTGGTGATATTTTTAAAAACTTCAACCTATTTATTTTTGGAGGTGTTAATTATGAGCCCTATAGAGCTAAGTTTGAAAATTTAATAGGAAGAAGCGTTGATAGCATAGAATTATATCCAGCAAGTGAAGGTTTTTTTGCATTTCAAGATACCCAAAAAGAAAAAGGGATGCTACTTCAACTGAATTCTGGAATTTTTTATGAGTTTATTAGAGCAGATGAATTCTTTGATGAAAACCCTAAAAGAATTACCATTAAAGATGTTGAAATTGGCGTTAACTATGTGATGATTATTTCTACTAATGCTGGCCTTTGGGCGTATAATATTGGGGATACCATTGAGTTTACTTCAACAAAACCATATAGGGTGATCGTTTCAGGACGTATAAAACATTTTATTTCAGCTTTTGGCGAACACGTCATAGGTAAAGAAGTGGAACAAGCGATGCAGGAAGCACTTATAAATTCAAGCATCAGTGTATCAGAATTTACGGTAGCCCCTCAAATAAATCCGGAAGAGGGTTTGCCATATCATGAATGGTTCATAGAGTTTGAAAATGAACCTAAAGACCTTTCAGATTTAGCTAGGAAAATAGATGAATCACTTCAAAAGCAAAACTCATATTATTTTGATTTAATAGATGGTAAAGTGTTGCAACCTCTTAAAATAACTAAGGTTGTAAAAGGAGGCTTTCAAGATTATATGAAATCCATTGGAAAATTAGGCGGACAAAATAAGTTACCAAGGTTGTCAAACGATAGAAAAATAGTTGAAAGATTTTCTGATAAGAATTAA
- a CDS encoding helix-turn-helix domain-containing protein has product MRKYGEIELHLLNIQIGCVLRLARLKKGLSQHNLSLMLGSNPTMVGRVERFENISGWDKIYFISQQLDVDFSSLFILKSKDDLLSIVEESLKLESKLTQDKRDYYTFLKTTISNKYDLLKKKS; this is encoded by the coding sequence ATGAGAAAGTACGGTGAAATAGAATTACATCTTTTAAATATTCAAATAGGATGTGTTCTAAGGCTGGCAAGATTGAAGAAAGGCCTATCTCAGCATAATCTTTCTTTAATGTTAGGCTCAAACCCAACTATGGTGGGAAGAGTTGAAAGATTTGAAAACATTAGTGGTTGGGATAAGATATATTTTATAAGCCAACAATTAGATGTTGATTTTAGTAGCTTATTCATTTTAAAAAGTAAAGATGATTTATTATCTATAGTAGAAGAATCTTTAAAGCTCGAAAGTAAGCTTACTCAAGACAAAAGAGACTATTATACTTTTTTGAAAACAACGATCTCGAACAAATATGATTTGCTAAAGAAAAAGAGCTAA
- a CDS encoding helix-turn-helix domain-containing protein yields the protein MSSETEKDNFKILFGKNLKRIRDSKSLIFRQLATRCNIDYSDISKIEKGKRNIQLSSLLELSKGLNVHPKELFSFEVEFDYDME from the coding sequence ATGAGCAGTGAAACAGAAAAGGATAATTTTAAAATCTTATTCGGAAAAAACTTAAAAAGAATTAGAGACTCTAAAAGTTTAATTTTTAGACAATTAGCTACTCGTTGCAATATAGATTATAGTGATATTAGTAAAATTGAAAAAGGGAAAAGAAATATCCAATTATCTTCATTGCTGGAATTGTCTAAAGGCTTAAATGTACACCCTAAAGAATTATTCAGTTTTGAGGTTGAGTTTGATTATGATATGGAATAA
- the tatA gene encoding twin-arginine translocase TatA/TatE family subunit, whose protein sequence is MSLYMLPLAIGPWQIALIVLAVLLLFGGKKIPELMRGLGSGIKEFKDASKEDGEDKKEDKKE, encoded by the coding sequence ATGAGCTTATATATGTTACCATTAGCGATTGGACCTTGGCAAATAGCACTAATAGTGCTTGCTGTTTTGTTATTATTTGGTGGAAAAAAAATACCAGAATTAATGCGTGGATTAGGTAGCGGTATTAAAGAGTTTAAAGATGCTAGTAAAGAAGACGGAGAAGACAAAAAAGAAGATAAAAAAGAGTAA
- a CDS encoding helix-turn-helix domain-containing protein yields the protein MIAYILYLRMRFEIIISYLDYHIIERVIELRAKSKPYVGQVALAHKIGVSEGYMGKIENPKDHAKYNIRMLGRVAIALGLKSYRDLFPDKVYENDLVRVVYEESKSYSSKHKLDKNGKILRRYSPISITPLNEDEIEQWKEGELKYMTVIEK from the coding sequence GTGATTGCTTATATATTATACTTAAGAATGCGTTTTGAAATCATAATATCATATTTAGATTATCATATAATTGAAAGAGTGATTGAATTAAGGGCAAAATCAAAGCCATATGTAGGTCAAGTAGCTTTAGCTCACAAAATTGGAGTATCTGAAGGTTACATGGGTAAAATTGAGAACCCTAAAGATCATGCCAAATATAATATTCGGATGTTAGGTAGAGTAGCAATAGCTCTTGGGTTAAAATCCTATAGAGATTTATTTCCAGACAAAGTTTATGAAAATGATTTAGTACGAGTTGTTTATGAAGAATCTAAATCATATTCAAGTAAACATAAACTTGATAAAAATGGTAAGATACTTAGGAGATATAGTCCCATATCTATTACACCGTTAAATGAAGATGAAATTGAACAATGGAAAGAAGGCGAATTAAAATATATGACTGTTATAGAAAAATAG